A portion of the Rubeoparvulum massiliense genome contains these proteins:
- a CDS encoding DNA polymerase III subunit alpha, translating to MGDFVHLHVHTEYDLLRSPNRIDDLVKKANDLGMKALACTDRNTMYGTIPFYQACRRQGIQPILGLEVELIHDEAMQMKDPPVFTLVLLAESYEGYENLMRISSHMNIQLIQHRPLLPFSRLAQHHQGLIALSGGIHGEVASVLLNGGISQGKAIAQRYLQLFGAEHFFLELQDHGLEEEKLINQYLVTLHQELGIPLVVTNDVYYLQQEDAVLATILEAIEKGEPLEENGEARSNLYYLKDEEEMVQQFSAFPQALANTARIAQRCHIEIPMNQMILPAYPLPTSSQSSGKSWSAAEYLRLLCEKGVQERYGTVTPLIQQRLEHELTIIEKMGFADYFLIVWDFMRYAHEQRIMTGPGRGSAAGSLVAYVLRITDIDPLEHQLLFERFLNPERISMPDIDIDFSDRRRDEMIRYVVQKYGKEHVAQIVTFGTMAARAAIRDVGRVLNYPKEVIDGVAKLIPQSPGMTLAQALQDEPRLEQLFNHNLQVTKLIQLAQKVEGLPRHTSTHAAGVVISREPLLTHVPLQLGSDEHWLTQYPMNVLEVLGLLKMDFLGLRNLSLIEEILAQVEEHEGIALQLDHLPFDDASTYELLAKGDTTGIFQLESEGMRHVLRELRPNSFEDIVAVLALYRPGPMENIPIFIKAKHGELPIQYPHPDLEGILSSTYGIIVYQEQIMQIASTMAGFSLGEADLLRRAVSKKKREILDREREHFVRGCIGKGYDDALAHEVYDLIVRFADYGFNRSHSAAYAMLAYRLAYLKANYPGIFMASLLSQSMGNQNKLAEYVEEAKRMGFGILPPDVNRSQLHFTYEQGKIQVGLASTKNVGTLALHEIITKRKVEAFRDLADFCQRVDLRLCNRRVIESLIMSGAMDIFPGHRAQMLAILDQVMEMGQQYQRKKAEKQLHFFAKGEAEEEEIQYPELPPFTLLEKLHYEKELLGFYVSGHPLDEWISLMETPPLLSLEQVARVKAGTMVTTLGLITDVKPIRTRKGERMAFANVEGRFSTMQLVLFPDSYSKNQQFCERNRIVVIAGKVEQSEENSKIVVEQLYEPQQVLNQLKRRRSQGMDEAQLFIRIPAAENEGVLLTLQERLLQHPGSIPVYLHYESTKKTRKLSYKYNCSGSTELLTTIEQLLGKNSVILKKII from the coding sequence ATGGGGGATTTTGTCCACCTTCATGTACATACAGAATATGATCTACTACGTAGTCCTAATCGGATTGATGATTTAGTTAAGAAGGCCAATGATTTAGGAATGAAAGCCCTCGCCTGTACAGACCGAAATACCATGTATGGAACGATTCCTTTTTATCAAGCATGTCGCCGCCAAGGAATTCAACCCATTCTAGGACTAGAGGTAGAACTGATCCATGATGAAGCAATGCAAATGAAGGATCCACCTGTCTTCACACTAGTACTTCTCGCTGAATCCTATGAAGGATATGAAAATTTAATGCGAATTAGCTCTCATATGAATATACAGCTAATTCAGCATCGTCCACTTCTCCCTTTTTCACGACTGGCTCAACACCATCAAGGTTTAATTGCCTTAAGCGGAGGAATTCATGGTGAAGTGGCAAGTGTATTGTTAAATGGAGGCATCTCACAGGGAAAAGCGATTGCCCAGCGCTATCTCCAGCTTTTCGGAGCCGAGCACTTCTTTTTGGAATTACAGGATCATGGACTTGAGGAAGAGAAACTCATCAACCAGTATCTTGTTACACTCCATCAAGAATTAGGGATCCCACTAGTGGTAACCAATGACGTGTATTACTTACAGCAAGAGGATGCGGTGTTGGCAACTATCTTAGAGGCCATCGAAAAAGGAGAACCATTGGAAGAGAATGGAGAGGCTCGTTCCAATTTATACTACTTAAAAGATGAAGAAGAAATGGTTCAACAATTTTCTGCATTTCCCCAAGCCTTAGCCAATACAGCGCGCATTGCCCAGCGCTGTCACATTGAAATTCCTATGAACCAGATGATTCTACCGGCATACCCATTACCAACGTCATCTCAGTCCTCGGGGAAAAGCTGGAGTGCAGCAGAGTATTTACGTCTTCTATGTGAAAAAGGGGTTCAAGAGCGATATGGAACAGTCACTCCTCTTATTCAACAACGCTTGGAGCATGAATTAACCATTATCGAGAAGATGGGATTTGCTGATTACTTCTTAATCGTTTGGGATTTCATGCGTTATGCTCATGAGCAACGAATTATGACTGGACCAGGCCGGGGCTCTGCAGCTGGTAGTTTAGTGGCTTATGTATTACGCATCACTGATATCGATCCTTTGGAGCACCAGCTATTATTTGAGCGCTTCCTAAATCCAGAACGGATCTCCATGCCGGATATTGATATTGATTTTTCCGACCGCAGGCGTGATGAAATGATTCGCTATGTGGTGCAGAAATATGGGAAGGAACATGTCGCACAAATTGTCACCTTTGGCACCATGGCTGCACGGGCAGCGATTCGCGATGTAGGTCGTGTTCTTAATTATCCCAAGGAGGTAATCGATGGCGTTGCCAAGCTAATTCCTCAGTCACCTGGGATGACGCTGGCCCAAGCATTGCAGGATGAACCTAGGCTTGAACAGCTCTTCAACCACAATCTCCAGGTGACGAAATTAATTCAACTGGCTCAGAAGGTAGAAGGATTGCCCCGACATACATCAACACATGCTGCAGGTGTGGTTATTTCAAGGGAGCCTTTACTAACCCATGTTCCTCTGCAGTTAGGATCCGACGAGCACTGGTTAACTCAGTATCCCATGAATGTCCTAGAGGTATTGGGATTATTGAAAATGGACTTCTTAGGCTTACGCAATCTTTCGCTGATTGAAGAGATTCTAGCTCAAGTAGAAGAGCATGAAGGGATAGCGCTTCAGTTGGATCACTTACCCTTTGATGATGCATCCACCTATGAGCTACTAGCTAAAGGTGATACCACAGGGATCTTTCAATTAGAATCAGAGGGGATGCGTCATGTCTTACGTGAGCTACGACCCAATTCTTTCGAGGATATTGTGGCCGTTCTAGCCTTATACCGGCCTGGCCCCATGGAGAATATTCCTATATTTATTAAGGCAAAGCATGGCGAACTCCCAATTCAATATCCTCACCCTGATCTAGAAGGAATCCTTTCATCCACCTATGGTATCATCGTCTATCAGGAACAGATCATGCAGATCGCCTCGACGATGGCTGGTTTCTCCTTAGGTGAAGCTGACCTCTTAAGACGGGCGGTGAGTAAGAAAAAACGGGAGATTCTCGATCGGGAGCGGGAGCATTTTGTTCGAGGCTGTATAGGGAAAGGGTATGATGACGCCTTAGCTCATGAAGTGTATGACTTGATCGTTCGTTTTGCAGATTATGGCTTTAATCGTAGTCATTCTGCTGCTTATGCCATGTTAGCGTATCGCCTTGCTTATCTAAAAGCAAACTATCCAGGCATCTTTATGGCTAGCCTTCTCTCTCAATCCATGGGCAATCAAAATAAGCTGGCGGAGTACGTAGAGGAGGCAAAGCGGATGGGCTTTGGGATTCTTCCTCCCGATGTGAATCGGAGCCAGCTTCATTTCACCTATGAGCAAGGCAAAATTCAGGTTGGCTTAGCCAGTACAAAAAATGTGGGGACCCTTGCACTGCATGAAATTATTACAAAGCGTAAGGTGGAAGCATTTCGTGATTTAGCAGATTTCTGTCAGCGAGTTGATCTACGACTCTGTAATCGCAGAGTAATAGAATCTTTAATTATGAGTGGAGCGATGGATATCTTTCCTGGACATCGGGCACAAATGCTGGCCATACTTGATCAAGTGATGGAAATGGGACAGCAGTATCAAAGGAAAAAAGCAGAGAAACAGCTGCACTTCTTCGCTAAGGGTGAAGCGGAGGAAGAGGAGATTCAATACCCAGAGTTACCTCCCTTTACCTTATTAGAAAAACTCCATTATGAAAAAGAACTGCTAGGCTTCTATGTTTCGGGACATCCTCTAGATGAATGGATCAGCTTAATGGAAACACCTCCCTTGCTCTCCTTAGAGCAGGTAGCACGGGTAAAGGCTGGCACCATGGTAACTACCCTAGGTCTTATTACAGATGTAAAGCCCATTCGAACACGAAAGGGTGAAAGAATGGCATTTGCCAATGTGGAAGGACGATTTTCCACCATGCAGCTAGTGCTATTCCCTGACAGCTACTCGAAAAATCAACAATTTTGTGAACGAAACCGTATCGTTGTCATCGCTGGGAAGGTGGAACAGAGTGAAGAAAATAGCAAGATTGTAGTAGAACAGCTTTATGAACCTCAGCAAGTATTGAATCAACTCAAGCGCAGGCGATCTCAAGGAATGGATGAAGCACAGCTGTTCATCCGTATCCCTGCAGCAGAGAATGAAGGAGTACTCCTCACATTACAGGAACGACTATTACAGCATCCTGGGTCTATTCCAGTCTATCTTCATTATGAATCGACGAAAAAAACACGAAAATTAAGCTATAAGTATAATTGTAGTGGTAGTACAGAACTATTAACGACGATAGAACAGTTATTGGGTAAGAATTCTGTTATACTGAAGAAAATCATCTGA